Genomic window (Carya illinoinensis chloroplast, complete genome):
ATACGAATAAAATATTTTGATCATTAAAAACTTAAAAGAACTTAACGGGACCTACCCCCTCTTTATTTGTCTGATTCGAGGGGGATCCCGTTGAGTTCTTACCCTTTCATGTCTACAAGTCAATTCATCCGATTACTACAGGGATGAACCCAATCCGGAATATGAACCATAAAAGAAAATACCAATTAAACCAATCACAAGAATACCAGTTACAGTACCTATTACCCAAAGAGGAATCCTTCCAGTAGTATCGGCCATTTGTCCCGCGTCCCTCCACATTTCATCAAGTGGTCATGCTATAGACATAAACAGTCATAGATAATTATGAGATGATATCTTTCCGAATGGGATAAGAGAATTTCTAGTATTCTATTGTTTACTATTCTCTTTTCTTCTCTTAATTAAAGAAATAATTGGAAAATAAAACAGCAAGCACAAAAATGAGTAATAAACCCCAGTAGAGACTGGTACGATTCAATTCAACATTTTGTTCGTTCGGGTTTGATTGTGTCATAGATCTATAATTCGAATTAGGTTTATCGTTGTATGAACTGCATTGCTGATATTGACCCCAAAAAAGAAACGGTAGGTACAGCTAGTCCGTGAACAGCCAACCATCGCACTGTAAAAATTGGATAGGTTCTATCTATGGTCATTGGGGCCTCCTAAAAAGATCTACTAAATTCATCGAGTTGTTCCAAAGGATCAAAACGGCCAGTTATTAATGGAATTCCTTGTCGACTCTCTGTAAAATACTCGTTTGGACGAGGGCTTCCAAATACATCGTAAGCTAAACCCGTGCTGACGAATAACCAACCCGCAATGAAAAGGGAAGGTATAGTAATGCTATGAATGACCCAGTATCGAATACTGGTAATAATATCAGCAAAAGAACGTTCTCCTGTGCTTCCAGACATGCCGAGCTCCATATTCGTGTACAGTCAAAAGAAAAGGGGATCGATTCCGTAAAAGATGAGATCAGTAAATGGGAATTCACTGAAATGAAATCTTTGTGAGATCGTCAATAGTGTACCAAGGGTGTCTTTAGAGTATACCGAATCAGTATAGCTATCCTTCTTCTGACACAGCAACGCAATTTCACAATCAGTATCGAAATGGAGTGCTAGATAATTTATTTTTTGATTTTATTGTTGCTTGTCGATGTTATATCATTCAATAGAAAATTTATCAAATTCCTGTAGTAGTATAATAGTAGCATAAGGGTTCTCTTCATTATTGGCTTCGGATTAGAAACTGAAAATCAGATATAATGTGAATCCGACGGATTGCTTTCGAATAATTCACGAGGGAGATTATCATATTCCTTTCTAATTCAATTAGATGCGAAATCTATAAATATTCTTTCTTTTTGTAGTTGTAGAAGATGTTTTTTGTTGGAACCCCCCTTTTTTTTCATTTTTAAGGAATTGATTAGTTGTCCAGTAACAAGTAAGACTAGTAGATAGTCTTCGATGAAAGAAAGAGAACAAGCAAGTAATCAAATAAGAATCAATATTCACGATGCAAGCATTGTTGTATTAGGCCCTTTGGGTCTTTTGTGACCTAATTAGAATTAGAAAGTCGGGGCTTTCTAATTTTAAATATGTAAAGACAAAATGTATAACCGAGTTTCGCACGATTAGATTCTGCAAAACTCTTTTTCTTCTTATTTGAGATATTATGTGAATGAACCTACTTCTGAATCTAATGAGTTCAAATTAAAGTAAAAAAAAGGAAAGTAATAAAGTAAGAGGCATTATACTATAAGGTCATTTTTGGTTCGAAAATACACAATATATTCGATACAATAATAAAAAAAAAGATAAAAAAAAAAAATAGAAATGATTTTCCAATTTTCAATTTTAAGCGATTCAAATTCATTTATTTTTTGAATGAAGTTATCCAACACAGTTTTTTATTATTTAAGATTATTTTATTATTTAAAATTATTTATTATTATTTATAATATTAATATAATATTAATATAATAATTATTATTTATAATATTAATATAATATTAGTATAGTAATTATTTATAGTAATTATTATAGTAATTATTAGTATAGTAATATTTGTTTTTAAGAGTTGCACAATGAATCGAATCTGTTGATTCGGAATCACGGGATGAATAGATATCACAGATGATGAATTGATTTCTTACCTATGTCACTCTATTTTTTTGTTACTATTTATAATGATAATAATTGCTGAATCAAAAACTTTCAATTGAACTTATTCTTTCAATTGGTATTTTTGTTTATCTCTTTCAAAACCAAAATTGAAATTTAGGGAAGTGCTTTATAAACATATGTATAAAAAAAAATAACATATTTCATTTAGCCCCTTTATGCCTACCATAACTAGTTATTTCGGTTTTCTACTAGCGGTTTTAACTATAACTTCAGCTCTATTTATCAGTTTGAACAAGATACGACTTATTTGAAATTAATTGAATGAATAATTCATAAAAAAAAAGAAATCTTTCTGTGGTATTCCATATATTCTATAGTTTCTTACCGTGTCAATTTCAAATTCTTGGTCATTAAGATTCATGTGCAATACGAATTAATATTTAAGAATAGATAGTACCTCTCCCTTTCTCCTTTCAAACAAATTGAAATGATTGAAGTTTTGCTATTTGGAATTGTCTTAGGTCTAATTCCTATTACTTTGGCTGGATTATTTGTAACTGCATATTTACAATACAGACGTGGTGATCAGTTGGACCTTTGATTAATTAATATCTGATTGACCCCCTACTTGTTTTAATTTTAATCCATAGGGGGTCAAATTTAGATTACTGTTCAATTATTTCATTGTAATTTTCGACCTAAGAATAACAAGAATGGAATCACGCTCTGTAGGATTTGAACCTACGACATCGGGTTTTGGAGACCCACGTTCTACCGAACTGAACTAAGAGCGCTTTCTAAATATTTTGAAACCCTAATATATTTTTGCATGCATCTACTATTCTATTATATAGAATTATATAGAATATTGTAAAATGAAAGATTGATCATATTATGTATTGGATTATGGATATCCAATTTGAATCGATTTCAATTAATCCCTTGTTACTGCTCATAAGATAAGTAATAGGTAGGGATGACAGGATTTGAACCCGTGACATTTTGTACCCAAAACAAACGCGCTACCAAACTGCGCTACATCCCTTTCCATTGGTCGACAGTGTCATTGTAGAGAATACCTGTATTGTTTTCCACATCTTTATTTTATCCATTCATATACAAAAATCATCTTGTCATTTATTTTTTTTATCTCATATCATATAACATATTATTAAGTATAATAAAAGACTTATATACGTAACGTATATGCTGTAAAAAAAAATGAATATAATATTTTTCGGGAATGTTGGGACATAAAAGGGTGTATCTTTTTTTTTTCTTTTTTTTAAGAAAAGGAATAGCTACTGAATCGTTGTACATTTCCATTTGAATTAGGCATTCCGCGTACAAATACAAGTGATCATTAATTACATAATTACATATATGTCTGATCATATATGTATTACAAATTACAATAAATAAGGAGGATTTAAAATGCGAGATCTAAAAACATATCTCTCCGTGGCACCGGTAGTAAGTACTTTATGGTTTGGGTCTTTAGCAGGTCTATTGATAGAGATTAATCGTTTATTCCCGGATGCGTTGATCTTCTCCTTTTTTTAATTCTCCTTCTAGTTCTAGTTATTGACATGGGAGGGGGTGAAGAAGATTAGAGATATAATCAAATATCAGTGACTAATCCCTCCCCTTCCCTTCTTTGAATTTTCGAATTTATTAAATTATAATTATAATAAGTTCGAAAAGAGAAAGAAGAAAAGTGGATTCAACTTCAGTAAAACTCGGAAACTCGGACCGGGACTCTAAATTTAATTTAAATTAATAAGATAAGAGAATGAGAACGGAAATGGAAATTGATGGCTAGGTCAACAATATTATACAAAATACTTAAATGAAAAATGAAATACTTTACTGGGATTATAAATGTAGTTAGAAATTCTTCTATTACTTATTTAATTATATTACTATCTTGATCTCAACGAAATCTTTCAGAATTTGATTTCGAGTTAGCAACTTCCATTTTTTTTTGTTCCTTTATTCTCTTTGGATCGGAAAATGGAATAGTTGGTTAAATAAAAAATCCAAAGGAGGTTCATGGCAAAGGGTAAAGATGTTCGAGTAACAGTTATTTTGGAATGTGCCAAATGTACTCGAAATGGTGCTAATAAGGAATCAATGAGTATTGGTATTTCCAGATATATTACTCAAAAGAATCGACATAATACGCCTAGTCGATTGGAATTGAGAAAATTCTGTCCCTTTTGTTACAAACATACAATTCATGGGGAGATAAAGAAATAGATCGAACTGATCCGATCGCCTGTATGTCACCCTTACAAGGAAGATTCAAAATGATATATATATATTATATATATATTCTATATAACATATATTTAAAGATAAACAACCCAAAATCCATCATCAAAATAGGTTTTTGGGATAAGGAATAAACAAATCATGGATAAATCCAAGCGACTCTATTTTAAATCCAAGCGATCTTTTCGTAGGCGTTTGCCCCCGATTGGATCGGGGGATCGAATTGATTATAGAAACATGAGTTTAATTAGTCGATTTATTAGTGAACAAGGAAAAATATTATCTAGACGGGTGAATCGATTAAACTTAAAACAACAACGATTAATTGCTAGTGCTATAAAGCAAGCTCGTATTTTATCTTTGTTACCTTTTCTTAATAATGAGAAACAATTTGAAAGAGATGAGTCGACCACTAGAACTACTGGTCTTAGAATCAAAAAGAAATAGGTTTATTCTTCACTTGAATCAAAATTCTAATACGAACTCAAAGGCGGATTGATGTTTTGTTCGAAAAATTCGCGAATCCAGATTTTGATTGTTGTATCATAAGAAAAAGATTGTTGTATCATAAGAAAAAAAAAGAATCAATCTTTTTTTATTGAACGTGTTGTTTGTTCATTTTGGCGACCTTATTATTATATTGTATCATACTAATTTCTATTCTACCTTCCCGGAGTTAATTCTCCAGCGAACTCCATTTAAAATTGAAAACATTCCCATGAATTCCTTCCAATCTACTTATTTTATAATTTCATTGGAAATCATATAAAGACAATTTCTATTTAATATAGCTATTTGCGCAAGTATTTTACGATTAAGAAGCAACTGCCTCTTGTACAGATTGTGTATTAACTTATTATAACTATGGTATACACTATCG
Coding sequences:
- the psbJ gene encoding photosystem II protein J, which gives rise to MADTTGRIPLWVIGTVTGILVIGLIGIFFYGSYSGLGSSL
- the psbL gene encoding photosystem II protein L; this translates as MTQSNPNEQNVELNRTSLYWGLLLIFVLAVLFSNYFFN
- the psbF gene encoding photosystem II protein VI, whose translation is MTIDRTYPIFTVRWLAVHGLAVPTVSFLGSISAMQFIQR
- the psbE gene encoding photosystem II protein V, whose amino-acid sequence is MSGSTGERSFADIITSIRYWVIHSITIPSLFIAGWLFVSTGLAYDVFGSPRPNEYFTESRQGIPLITGRFDPLEQLDEFSRSF
- the petL gene encoding cytochrome b6/f complex subunit VI, with the translated sequence MPTITSYFGFLLAVLTITSALFISLNKIRLI
- the petG gene encoding cytochrome b6/f complex subunit V, which encodes MIEVLLFGIVLGLIPITLAGLFVTAYLQYRRGDQLDL
- the psaJ gene encoding photosystem I subunit IX, with protein sequence MRDLKTYLSVAPVVSTLWFGSLAGLLIEINRLFPDALIFSFF
- the rpl33 gene encoding ribosomal protein L33; this translates as MAKGKDVRVTVILECAKCTRNGANKESMSIGISRYITQKNRHNTPSRLELRKFCPFCYKHTIHGEIKK
- the rps18 gene encoding ribosomal protein S18, producing MDKSKRLYFKSKRSFRRRLPPIGSGDRIDYRNMSLISRFISEQGKILSRRVNRLNLKQQRLIASAIKQARILSLLPFLNNEKQFERDESTTRTTGLRIKKK